The Osmia bicornis bicornis chromosome 12, iOsmBic2.1, whole genome shotgun sequence genome includes a region encoding these proteins:
- the LOC114880893 gene encoding uncharacterized protein LOC114880893 isoform X2, with amino-acid sequence MILKYVPDGHINGYLRSEFEERKIFRFARRSVKCSRRRGCTNDNSTQITCIYDGDDEAEIEHSVKSQFNEDHIVNKKDLHQEENKESRKKIPLQTSKSISKEVKNDARKRDDRLNKKLKLASQDRKLRNDHNKEIKGTEKINSNARVNNKKSTILKKTTGIEKVGYEKPSYVSSDAKVEIENHLVRPNCTLQNDGCSNNKERSQQLLQGVNITKLVLCQNCENIHCSKNPQQLNSAVKKASEHKIINQEKDNERTKCKSCHNFEKAKGCFKKENPIETKNKISGPELKLICGQCNNPYLKIAPVRKKCSDTCKKEERNKIKNSVTWEQYRNIVRGSKNCCTQTGSKMHASRGDLGQTGCLTKSRNNVLKKDSCDGPEDVIEINEEEIIPMEKLYERELPEDTPRRRIKRRKSIRKSNGMITNEKSKVKQFQQVRFDPALRDTISDSGEYADVSDNFIGSNTSITSQDKLSVTSITFIRRLKSTIPIRKLFRELKSENQHRPRWEISKSNQIDFEHDVEDEMMNSNQSNTECNALYCSGLDDNDKEILRVNCLE; translated from the exons ATGATCTTAAAGTACGTACCGGATGGACACATAAATGGGTATCTCCGAAGCGAAttcgaagaaagaaagatcTTCAGATTTGCGAG ACGATCCGTTAAATGCTCGCGACGACGCGGCTGCACCAACGATAATTCCACTCAAATTACGTGTATTTATGACGGAGACGACGAAGCAGAAATAGAACACAGTGTAAAGAGTCAATTTAACGAGGATCATATTGTCAATAAGAAAGATCTGCATCAGGAGGAAAACAAAGAATCGCGCAAGAAAATACCGCTTCAAACGAGTAAAAGCATTTCGAAAGAAGTTAAGAACGATGCACGGAAACGCGATGATCggttaaataagaaattaaaactgGCATCCCAAGATAGGAAATTGAGAAATGATCATAATAAGGAAATAAAAGGCACTGAAAAGATAAATAGCAACGCTCgggttaataataaaaaatcaactattttaaaaaaaacgACTGGAATAGAAAAGGTGGGTTATGAAAAACCGAGCTATGTGAGTTCAGATGCAAAAGtcgaaattgaaaatcatCTTGTTCGTCCCAACTGTACCTTACAGAATGATGGCTGCTCAAACAATAAAGAACGTTCTCAACAGCTGCTACAAGGGGTAAATATAACAAAGCTCGTGCTTTGTCAGAATTGTGAAAATATTCATTGCAGCAAAAATCCGCAACAATTAAACAGTGCCGTGAAAAAAGCTTCAGAACATAAAATCATTAACCAAGAGAAAGATAATGAACGGACAAAATGTAAATCGTGTCATAACTTTGAGAAAGCAAAAGGATGCTTCAAGAAGGAAAATCctatcgagacgaaaaataaaatctctGGACCAGAACTGAAACTAATATGTGGACAATGTAATAACCCTTATCTGAAGATCGCACCGGTTCGTAAAAAATGTTCGGATACTTGTAAGAAGGAagaacgaaataaaattaagaattcCGTGACATGGGAACAATACAGAAATATCGTTCGTGGTTCCAAGAATTGTTGTACACAGACTGGAAGCAAAATGCATGCTTCTAGGGGTGACCTTGGACAAACGGGATGTTTGACTAAAAGTAGAAataatgtattgaaaaaagatAGTTGCGATG GTCCTGAAGATGTGATTGAAATCAATGAGGAAGAGATCATTCCAATGGAGAAACTATACGAAAGGGAATTACCAGAAGATACTCCTAGAAggagaataaaaagaagaaaaagcatAAGGAAAAGCAATGGAATGATTACCAACGaaaaatctaaagttaaacAATTTCAACAAGTAAGATTTGATCCGGCCTTGAGGGATACCATATCTGATAGTGGAGAGTACGCGGATGTATCCGATAACTTTATAGGCAGTAATACTAGTATCACATCTCAGGATAAATTGTCAGTGACTTCAATAACTTTTATACGACGGCTGAAGAGTACAATACCGATAAGGAAACTATTTCGGGAATTAAAATCAGAAAATCAACATCGTCCTAGATGGGAAATATCGAAATCGAACCAAATAGATTTCGAACATGATGTAGAAGACGAAATGATGAATAGTAACCAAAGCAATActgaatgcaacgcattgtaTTGTTCTGGCCTTGATGACAATGATAAAGAAATTCTTAGAGTTAATTGTCTGGAATAG
- the LOC114880903 gene encoding small integral membrane protein 14, with protein MAERFDLCECIWSHELAMQRLLSILRQSQSYCTDNECFSVSRLPEPSAVPTSSNFYMTCLIIAFMVLMHVLRPNSLRRLRNNNVKDRDNERDSSDDPPAPPPTTQ; from the exons ATGGCTGAACGATTTGATCTTTGCGAATGCATATGGAGCCATGAACTTGCCATGCAACGCCTACTTTCTATC ttACGACAGAGCCAAAGTTACTGCACGGATAACGAATGTTTCAGCGTATCGCGAC TACCAGAACCATCAGCGGTACCAACGTCTTCGAATTTCTACATGACCTGCTTAATTATTGCTTTTATGGTTCTCATGCATGTTCTTCGACCAAACTCCCTTCGTCGACTGAGGAATAATAACGTTAAAGATCGGGATAACGAGCGT GATTCGAGCGATGATCCTCCTGCACCTCCACCCACAACGCAATAA
- the LOC114880909 gene encoding MORN repeat-containing protein 3 has protein sequence MPFLKIIKESYTRRMIENSKRNGLRHAIFSPKNKVLFKGYYRGEWKDDKKAGRGKELYSDGSMYEGDWLNNKRHGCGILSKILTKDNTIRYYYIGQWVNDKKHGFGHRWFEDGSYYKGDFWKNKRQGYGYMWYCNGDYYEGDWKNDLYDGTGTLVTANGNRYVGQFVKGKKEGRGIFYHTITGQEQHGFWENDSCVNATMIDAYWRQSAPRPTPYPIPLSELKHTDNDQVTSDIDNQEDIVPVSFERICKKPAKPMMSVCVSRNTCPCLDAVL, from the exons ATGCCATTTCTGAAGATTATAAAAGAATCCTACACTAGGCGTATgattgaaaattcgaaaagaAATGGTTTAAGGCATGCCATTTTTAGTCCTAAAAATAAAGTCCTTTTTAAAGGTTATTACAGAGGCGAATGGAAAGATGATAAAAAGGCCGGCAGGGGTAAAGAATTATATAg cgATGGATCGATGTATGAAGGTGATTGGTTGAACAATAAAAGACATGGTTGCGGTATTTTGAgcaaaattttaacaaaagatAATACtattcgttattattatattggTCAATGGGTAAATGACAAAAAGCACGGTTTTGGACACAGATGGTTCGAAGATGGCAGTTATTACAAGGGtgatttttggaaaaataaacGCCAAGGTTATGGTTATATGTGGTACTGTAATGGCGATTATTATGAGGGTGATTGGAAGAATGATTTGTATGATGGCACAGGAACGCTCGTTACAG CTAATGGTAACAGATATGTAGGTCAATTTGTCAAAGGCAAAAAGGAAGGTCGCGGAATTTTTTATCACACAATCACCGGCCAAGAACAACACGGTTTCTGGGAGAACGATTCTTGTGTAAATGCGACGATGATAGATGCATATTGGCGACAGTCCGCTCCTCGTCCCACACCATATCCCATACCACTG AGTGAACTGAAACATACCGACAATGATCAAGTTACATCTGATATTGATAATCAAGAAGACATAGTACCCGTTTCCTTTGAACGAATTTGCAAAAAACCAGCTAAACCTATGATGTCTGTGTGCGTATCTAGAAACACGTGCCCCTGTTTAGATgctgttttataa
- the LOC114880907 gene encoding LOW QUALITY PROTEIN: calcium release-activated calcium channel protein 1 (The sequence of the model RefSeq protein was modified relative to this genomic sequence to represent the inferred CDS: deleted 1 base in 1 codon), whose translation METRRRAENGSSLVRAAQESSLMSVWSTSTGRNSVFGAEGGAVLPSSHLPIHVHVARTHLRNADGHCFHKRFHDCQHPLVFVLHGTFGKFSHWHQRCHLLSSKMSQSGDGLHTPGYLSWRKLQLSRAKLKASSKTSALLSGFAMVAMVEVQLNSDTKVPSEMLIAFAVCTTLLVAVHMLALMISTCILPNIEAVCNLHSISLVHESPHERLHWYIEVAWAFSTLLGLLLFLLEIAILCWVKFYDFSQVAAWSACIVLIPVLIIFLAFAIHFYRSLVAHKYEVTVSGIRELELLKEQIESTDVEGRNGVNLLQSTGVTHVV comes from the exons ATGGAAACCCGACGTCGAGCTGAAAATGGAAGTT caTTGGTCAGAGCCGCGCAAGAATCGAGCCTAATGTCCGTATGGTCAACAAGCACTGGACGCAATTCAGTGTTTGGCGCGGAGGGTGGAGCGGTACTCCCCTCCTCGCATTTGCCGATCCACGTACACGTGGCTCGCACACATCTGCGCAACGCTGACGGCCACTGCTTCCACAAGCGGTTCCACGACTGTCAG CACCCATTGGTT TTTGTCCTACACGGGACTTTTGGCAAGTTCTCCCATTGGCACCAACGTTGCCATCTACTTTCG TCAAAGATGTCGCAGTCGGGAGATGGCCTTCACACGCCGGGTTATCTCTCTTGGAGAAAACTCCAGCTCAGCCGAGCGAAGCTTAAAGCGTCGAGCAAGACGTCTGCTCTACTTTCCGGTTTTGCCATG GTCGCTATGGTAGAAGTACAATTGAACTCCGATACTAAAGTTCCTTCCGAGATGTTAATCGCCTTCGCCGTGTGCACAACACTGCTGGTAGCAGTACATATGCTGGCTCTAATGATATCCACGTGTATCCTGCCGAACATAGAGGCTGTTTGCAATCTCCATAGCATAAGTTTGGTACACGAGTCGCCGCACGAACGTTTACACTGGTACATAGAAGTGGCCTGGGCGTTTTCCACTTTACTAGGACTccttttgtttttattggaGATAGCCATACTGTGCTGGGTGAAGTTTTACGACTTCTCCCAAGTGGCTGCCTGGTCGGCGTGCATCGTCTTGATACCGGTGCTTATCATCTTCCTCGCATTCGCGATACACTTTTATCGAAGCCTGGTCGCTCACAAGTACGAAGTCACCGTATCTGGAATAAGGGAACTGGAGTTACTTAAAGAACAGATCGAATCGACCGACGTCGAGGGTAGAAACGGTGTGAATCTGTTACAGTCTACCGGTGTAACGCACGTGGTTTGA
- the LOC114880904 gene encoding zinc finger CCHC domain-containing protein 8 homolog, whose amino-acid sequence MNSTITIEDIDEEVIDLDSSQDAINDADKDQSECPIEKNSLSDNIEDRTHMQNENLENVINATKLVTCIDIDIPKPLFKVMFRDENVSRQYSNKLKKFLEELVSSKIKSQESDSGLTLEIWDDDTDSTSQSIVITTDNDDSQDIICDTLFTVDTNPKVKDDFDIPTYGKKYENVFDKVQLESNTKTKDDCPPKLMCFNCSENHNLRDCQKPRNQSNIDKNRKSFNMKGNSRTLRYHLEDDQKFGHLVPGQLTSKLRRALGLKDNEIPVHIYRMRTLGYPPGWLEEARLQHSGLTLFNSDGVAENDPDDEPGIIIEKGDKDQYDIRKIYDFPGFNVPPPPGTRDEQIQYWDAELQNIHSKQTMLSVLRGKKADDGYKRKKLKISNNTEKDNSAPTSSEMEIEDVEECVVECIPVNGLFIPPLPKEATKKPPLPPLVRETIEKPSEAPLVREASEKLPEKATEKPPEPPLPGEDIEKPLEPPLPEATAKPPDLPLSQEAIIKPVESLPSSQIVSEDSDYHSQELQFPELLEDSISPSRTNSPSLSDLENMKKQLLVELLETNSQSNSDVSSKSNSNIVSKSDMPPPSNEITPESNRTRRNERRTSHGSVKSVDFGTPVLQSTSAYSKLPSSEKFSKDICDVINFENLPNSTGKYKQMSGVLHKVRNTLAKLHQ is encoded by the exons ATGAATTCTACGATCACAATCGAAGATATAGACGAAGAGGTGATTGATTTGGATTCTAGCCAAGATGCCATCAACGATGCTGACAAAGATCAAAGTGAATGTCCGATCGAAAAGAATTCACTATCGGACAACATTGAGGACAGGACGCATATGCAGAACGAAAATTTGGAGAATGTTATAAATGCAACTAAATTGGTAACTTGTATTGATATAGATATACCGAAACCACTTTTTAAGGTTATGTTTCGCGACGAAAATGTTTCACG GCAGTATAGTAACAAACTAAAAAAGTTTTTAGAAGAATTAGTATCTTCCAAGATTAAGAGTCAAGAAAGTGATAGTGGTTTAACTTTAGAAATTTGGGATGATGATACTGATTCTACAAGTCAGTCTATCGTTATTACCACAGACAATGATGATAGTCAGGATATAATATGCGACACGTTGTTTACCGTAGATACAAACCCAAAAGTTAAAGACGATTTTGATATTCCAACTTATGGGAAG aaatatgaGAATGTGTTTGACAAAGTACAACTAGAATCAAATACTAAGACAAAGGATGATTGTCCACCAAAATTAATGTGTTTTAATTGTTCGGAAAATCATAATTTAAGAGATTGTCAAAAACCGCGCAATCAAAGTAACATagataaaaatagaaagagtTTTAATATGAAAGGAAACTCAAGGACGCTTAGATATCATTTAGAAGACGATCAAAAGTTTGGTCATCTGGTTCCTGGTCAATTAACTAGCAAATTACGCAGAGCATTAGGTCTTAAGGATAATGAAATACCTGTGCATATATACag aatgaGAACACTCGGTTACCCTCCAGGATGGTTGGAGGAGGCACGTTTACAACATTCTGGTTTGACGCTATTTAATTCCGATGGTGTCGCGGAAAATGATCCTGACGATGAACCAGGAatcattattgaaaaaggagaTAAAGACCAATAtgatattagaaaaatatacgATTTCCCTGGTTTTAATGTACCACCTCCACCGGGTACTCGTGAT GAGCAAATACAATACTGGGATGCAGAATTGCAAAACATTCATAGCAAACAAACAATGCTATCAGTGTTAAGAGGGAAGAAAGCGGATGATGGATATAAACGAAAGAAGCTcaaaatatctaataataCGGAAAAAGATAATTCAGCACCGACATCTAGTGAAATGGAAATTGAAGATGTGGAAG AATGTGTAGTAGAATGCATTCCTGTTAATGGACTTTTTATACCGCCATTGCCAAAAGAAGCTACTAAAAAACCACCATTACCCCCATTGGTAAGAGAAACTATTGAAAAACCATCAGAAGCACCATTGGTAAGGGAAGCTTCTGAAAAATTACCAGAAAAAGCTACTGAAAAGCCACCAGAACCACCATTGCCCGGAGAAGATATTGAAAAACCATTAGAACCACCATTACCAGAAGCTACTGCAAAACCACCAGACCTACCACTATCACAAGAAGCTATTATTAAACCAGTAGAATCATTACCATCATCGCAGATAGTATCTGAGGACTCAGATTATCATTCTCAGGAATTGCAGTTTCCTGAGCTACTG GAGGATAGCATATCACCATCCCGAACAAATTCCCCGTCGTTGTCAGATTTAGAGAACATGAAAAAGCAATTACTCGTAGAACTTCTTGAAACAAATTCACAGTCAAATTCTGATGTTTCGTCGAAAAGCAATTCAAATATAGTATCAAAATCTGATATGCCACCGCCTAGTAACGAAATTACACCAGAATCAAATCGTACTCGTCGAAATGAAAGGAGAACGAGTCATGGAAGTGTAAAATCAGTTGATTTCGGTACTCCTGTTCTACAAAGTACATCCGCCTATAGTAAATTACCATCGTccgagaaattttcaaaagatattTGTGATGTGATCAACTTTGAGAACCTGCCAAATTCAACAGGTAAGTATAAACAAATGTCTGGGGTTTTGCATAAAGTGAGAAATACATTAGCAAAACTTCATCAATAA
- the LOC114880893 gene encoding uncharacterized protein LOC114880893 isoform X1 has product MQRGKTNDLKVRTGWTHKWVSPKRIRRKKDLQICEVVRGPFYSPKLLTTQPIIFCQGQVGNINENCNNLRHGIPDTWKEYLIRKGFCNSLQTCFQQKNLITSCVRSFATERIWNELGLPLMQGIPDPWKCKFLVHRRSVKCSRRRGCTNDNSTQITCIYDGDDEAEIEHSVKSQFNEDHIVNKKDLHQEENKESRKKIPLQTSKSISKEVKNDARKRDDRLNKKLKLASQDRKLRNDHNKEIKGTEKINSNARVNNKKSTILKKTTGIEKVGYEKPSYVSSDAKVEIENHLVRPNCTLQNDGCSNNKERSQQLLQGVNITKLVLCQNCENIHCSKNPQQLNSAVKKASEHKIINQEKDNERTKCKSCHNFEKAKGCFKKENPIETKNKISGPELKLICGQCNNPYLKIAPVRKKCSDTCKKEERNKIKNSVTWEQYRNIVRGSKNCCTQTGSKMHASRGDLGQTGCLTKSRNNVLKKDSCDGPEDVIEINEEEIIPMEKLYERELPEDTPRRRIKRRKSIRKSNGMITNEKSKVKQFQQVRFDPALRDTISDSGEYADVSDNFIGSNTSITSQDKLSVTSITFIRRLKSTIPIRKLFRELKSENQHRPRWEISKSNQIDFEHDVEDEMMNSNQSNTECNALYCSGLDDNDKEILRVNCLE; this is encoded by the exons atgcAAAGAGGGAAAACAAATGATCTTAAAGTACGTACCGGATGGACACATAAATGGGTATCTCCGAAGCGAAttcgaagaaagaaagatcTTCAGATTTGCGAGGTAGTACGCGGACCATTTTATTCGCCCAAATTGTTAACAACCCAGCCAATTATTTTTTGTCAAGGACAAGTTGGTAATATTAACGAAAACTGTAACAATCTGCGACACGGTATTCCAGATACCTGgaaagaatatttaattagaaagGGATTCTGTAATTCGCTGCAAACGTGTTTTCAgcagaaaaatttaataacctCCTGCGTCAGATCGTTCGCCACTGAAAGGATATGGAACGAGTTAGGATTGCCCCTGATGCAAGGCATCCCGGATCCATGGAAATGTAAATTTCTTGTTCACAGACGATCCGTTAAATGCTCGCGACGACGCGGCTGCACCAACGATAATTCCACTCAAATTACGTGTATTTATGACGGAGACGACGAAGCAGAAATAGAACACAGTGTAAAGAGTCAATTTAACGAGGATCATATTGTCAATAAGAAAGATCTGCATCAGGAGGAAAACAAAGAATCGCGCAAGAAAATACCGCTTCAAACGAGTAAAAGCATTTCGAAAGAAGTTAAGAACGATGCACGGAAACGCGATGATCggttaaataagaaattaaaactgGCATCCCAAGATAGGAAATTGAGAAATGATCATAATAAGGAAATAAAAGGCACTGAAAAGATAAATAGCAACGCTCgggttaataataaaaaatcaactattttaaaaaaaacgACTGGAATAGAAAAGGTGGGTTATGAAAAACCGAGCTATGTGAGTTCAGATGCAAAAGtcgaaattgaaaatcatCTTGTTCGTCCCAACTGTACCTTACAGAATGATGGCTGCTCAAACAATAAAGAACGTTCTCAACAGCTGCTACAAGGGGTAAATATAACAAAGCTCGTGCTTTGTCAGAATTGTGAAAATATTCATTGCAGCAAAAATCCGCAACAATTAAACAGTGCCGTGAAAAAAGCTTCAGAACATAAAATCATTAACCAAGAGAAAGATAATGAACGGACAAAATGTAAATCGTGTCATAACTTTGAGAAAGCAAAAGGATGCTTCAAGAAGGAAAATCctatcgagacgaaaaataaaatctctGGACCAGAACTGAAACTAATATGTGGACAATGTAATAACCCTTATCTGAAGATCGCACCGGTTCGTAAAAAATGTTCGGATACTTGTAAGAAGGAagaacgaaataaaattaagaattcCGTGACATGGGAACAATACAGAAATATCGTTCGTGGTTCCAAGAATTGTTGTACACAGACTGGAAGCAAAATGCATGCTTCTAGGGGTGACCTTGGACAAACGGGATGTTTGACTAAAAGTAGAAataatgtattgaaaaaagatAGTTGCGATG GTCCTGAAGATGTGATTGAAATCAATGAGGAAGAGATCATTCCAATGGAGAAACTATACGAAAGGGAATTACCAGAAGATACTCCTAGAAggagaataaaaagaagaaaaagcatAAGGAAAAGCAATGGAATGATTACCAACGaaaaatctaaagttaaacAATTTCAACAAGTAAGATTTGATCCGGCCTTGAGGGATACCATATCTGATAGTGGAGAGTACGCGGATGTATCCGATAACTTTATAGGCAGTAATACTAGTATCACATCTCAGGATAAATTGTCAGTGACTTCAATAACTTTTATACGACGGCTGAAGAGTACAATACCGATAAGGAAACTATTTCGGGAATTAAAATCAGAAAATCAACATCGTCCTAGATGGGAAATATCGAAATCGAACCAAATAGATTTCGAACATGATGTAGAAGACGAAATGATGAATAGTAACCAAAGCAATActgaatgcaacgcattgtaTTGTTCTGGCCTTGATGACAATGATAAAGAAATTCTTAGAGTTAATTGTCTGGAATAG
- the LOC114880899 gene encoding iron-sulfur cluster assembly scaffold protein IscU — MKMFDVTNVISRLNMSLLRSLPTGLNRSSKILSQSVPAVSYHPNVLDHYENPRNVGSMDKNDSQVGTGIVGAPACGDVMKLQIKVDEKGKIVDAKFKTFGCGSAIASSSLATEWVKGKTVDEALALKNTDIAKELCLPPVKLHCSMLAEDAIKAALSDYSIKQKQKMKESKDTDSNKT, encoded by the exons ATGAAAATGTTTGACGTGACCAATGTCATTTCCCGATTAAACATGTCTTTGTTGCGATCATTACCCACCGGACTTAATAGAAGTTCCAAGATATTATCCCAAAGCGTTCCAGCTGTATCTTATCACCCAAAT GTATTAGATCACTATGAAAATCCAAGGAATGTGGGTTCCATGGATAAAAATGACTCCCAAGTTGGAACAGGTATCGTAGGAGCTCCTGCCTGTGGCGATGTAATGAAGCTTCAGATTAAAGTTGACGAGAAGGGAAAGATCGTTGATGCAAAGTTTAAAACCTTTGGCTGCGGTTCTGCTATTGCTTCAAGTTCATTAGCCACAGAATGGGTCAAAGGAAAGACA GTTGATGAAGCATTGGCATTAAAAAATACCGATATTGCTAAAGAATTGTGCTTACCACCTGTCAAGCTGCACTGTTCAA TGCTTGCAGAAGATGCAATTAAGGCTGCTTTGTCAGATTACAGTATAAAACAAAAgcaaaaaatgaaagaaagcaAAGATACTGATTCGAATAAAACATGA
- the LOC114880894 gene encoding monocarboxylate transporter 13: MTMQRVQDQDNGINIKFGASKNKKGDYKLVSQHLENEKKSNFNGTNKQVKKVTAEEDLVPPDGGWGWLVLLASVMVNLLIPGTVKSFGVLFVEFLEVFDASPSAAAWIPALCYFLYSSLGPLSSILSVKYSYRTVTLLGGTFAAAGMMLSYFADSVAFLCVSYGVLVGTGAGLAFPPTVYIVTSYFVRLRGLANGLCISGSALGSIFLPPILGVLLREYGYRGAVLIMGAVTLNVWASALLYEPVEKHMVPASPPNKSNDDDLEAASNTVTSPEDEKQPKMVDSSSNSNEKAAPIVPKSASSVALEYYKNTPVQGRTRKISMPTGREIAGQMHSTPALHAVPERGADANKLFRRQRSPFQSPSTSSFNYVSTPYHGSTLSALHPERASTLTLNAISSTFTRKTTDEGNKDEEKQQNKFFDFSLLKDPIYLVILISNSTNAVSYTNFVILLPAYAISLGFDKNMSSLLLSTVSILDLIGRIGGSAFSDVSIMPKHWYFVGGLLISGISLALLPIATSYTMLSVYCGVFGLASGIYVGITAVIMADMLGTEKLTSSYGISLFVNGIIQLIGPPICGIIFEQIGSYGPIFSILGIILVVGASLWGFVPFIRKKQDALEKENSIEKL, translated from the exons ATGACAATGCAACGAGTCCAAGATCAGGACAATGGAATCAACATCAAATTTGGTGCGAGCAAAAATAAGAAAGGGGATTATAAACTGGTGTCACAACACTTGGAAAATGAGAAGAAAAGTAACTTCAATGGGACCAATAAACAAG ttAAAAAGGTAACGGCAGAGGAAGACTTAGTTCCACCGGATGGAGGATGGGGCTGGCTTGTACTTTTAGCATCCGTTATGGTCAATTTACTTATCCCAGGAACAGTGAAATCTTTTGGCGTTCTATTTGTTGAATTTCTTGAAGTTTTTGATGCATCGCCTTCCGCAGCTGCATGGATACCAGCGTTATGTTACTTTCTATACAGTTCTCTTG gGCCTCTGTCCAGTATATTATCGGTTAAATATTCTTACCGGACGGTAACTCTATTAGGAGGAACATTTGCAGCTGCAGGAATGATGTTAAGTTATTTTGCAGACTCTGTGGCCTTCCTGTGCGTTAG CTATGGTGTCTTGGTTGGAACAGGAGCAGGATTGGCTTTCCCTCCAACTGTATATATTGTAACATCTTACTTTGTACGGCTGCGTGGACTTGCGAATGGACTTTGTATATCTGGTAGTGCATTGGGTTCAATATTCCTTCCACCCATCCTAGGAGTTCTTCTACGAGAATATGGTTACAG AGGTGCAGTATTAATAATGGGTGCTGTCACTTTAAATGTATGGGCGAGTGCTCTTTTGTACGAACCGGTGGAAAAACACATGGTGCCCGCGTCACCGCCAAACAAGTCGAACGACGACGACTTGGAGGCCGCATCGAACACAGTAACTAGTCCAGAAGATGAGAAGCAACCGAAAATGGTTGATTCTTCCTCGAATTCGAACGAGAAGGCTGCGCCAATAGTACCAAAGAGTGCGTCTAGCGTTGCATTAGAATATTACAAGAATACACCTGTCCAGGGAAGGACTAGAAAAATAAGTATGCCTACTGGACGAGAGATAGCTGGCCAGATGCATAGTACTCCAGCCCTGCATGCGGTTCCAGAACGAGGTGCTGATGCCAATAAATTGTTCAGACGCCAGAGATCACCGTTTCAATCTCCTAGCACGTCGTCGTTTAATTACGTTAGCACGCCGTATCATGGAAGCACGTTGTCTGCTTTGCATCCGGAAAGAGCGTCCACGTTGACGTTGAACGCAATATCAAGTACGTTCACAAGAAAGACTACCGACGAGGGGAACAAAGATGAAGAGAAGCAACAGAACAAATTCTTCGATTTCAGTTTACTGAAGGATCCAATTTATTTAGTTATATTGATATCAAACTCTACCAACGCTGTCAGTTACACTAACTTTGTTATACTATTGCCAGCGTACGCGATCTCCTTAGGCTTTGACAAAAACATGTCTTCCCTTCTTCTCTCGACCGTTTCAATCTTAGATTTAATAGGACGTATCGGAGGCTCCGCTTTCTCCGATGTCTCGATAATGCCAAAGCACTGGTACTTCGTTGGAGGATTGCTCATTTCTGGAATCTCGTTAGCTCTTTTGCCAATTGCCACTAGCTACACAATGCTGTCTGTTTATTGCGGTGTTTTCGGTTTAGCATCCGGTATATACGTCGGTATTACCGCGGTTATCATGGCTGACATGCTGGGAACAGAGAAGCTAACTTCTTCTTACGGGATTTCATTGTTCGTTAATGGAATCATTCAGCTCATTGGTCCACCGATTTGCGGTATTATATTTGAACAGATTGGGAGCTACGGTCCGATTTTTAGTATCTTGGGAATAATTTTAGTAGTTGGTGCTTCTTTGTGGGGATTCGTTCCATTCATTAGGAAAAAACAGGACGCTTTAGAGAAAGAGAACTCGATTGAAAAGTTATAG